CCCTATTTTGATAGCTTTTTTACAAAGTTTTAATTAAACTGAGAAATATCTCAGTTTTTTTATTTTTAAAGTCATTACTATTAGAGGAAGTAGAAATAAATAATACGAATATGGTAAAATTTCTCCAACTTGAGTATTTAACATTAAAGCTGGAACTGTTATTCCAATATTCCATGGAATCAATGGACTTAATATTACGCTACTATTTTCTATATCTATAGCTAATTTCTCTTTTGAATAATTACTTCTTTCATAAGTTTTCTTCATTATTTGTGATGTTAGCAGTATTGAAGTTGATTGACTTGAACTTATTCCTGCTGTAAAAATTGCCACTAGTATTGTATATAAATATATTTTCCACTCTTTTTTTAAAATTCCTATTTTTTCAGATAACCATTTTAAAAAGCCTAGGCTCTCAATTATATTAACCAGACTACAAGATAGTAATGCCATAATCATTGCTGTTGCCATAGACAATACTCCTCCTCCTCTAATAATATCATATAATTCATTTTCCAAAGGTAATCTAAATCCAGAAATTAAGAAATTTAAATACTCTTCTTTATTATAACTTTGTAGTATTGCAGCAATAATTAAACTTAAAATTATGCTCATTACCATTGTATATCTTATATTTTTCTTTAATATACACATTACAATAAGATAAACCAATGGTATTAAAACTATTAGATTTAAATTAAATTCTTGATTTAAAAGATTTAAAATATTACTTTCTATTACCTTTATTTCTATATTTTTACCATTATAAAAATATAATAAAAAACTTAATATATATGGTATTATAGAACTTTTAAACATTCTTTTTACATTATTATACAAATTTGTTTCTGTTAAAATAGAAACAAAATTTGCACTTGAAGACATTGGAGAACCTCTATCTCCAAAATAAGCTCCAGATATTATAGTTCCTGCGACTATTGAAGTATTTATATCCATTCCTTTTGCCAAAGATATCATTACTATTCCAATTGTTCCAACTGTTCCAAATGAACTTCCTATCAAAAACGAAAATACCGATGTTATTATAAAAGAACATATATAGAAGTATTTTGGGTTTATTATCTTTATTCCGTAATAAATTAGTGCTGGTATTGTTCCTGATATAAACCAACTAGCTGAAAGAGCTCCTAATAAGGCGAATATAATAACCAATAAATACGATTTTTTAGCTCCTATTGTAATTATTTCTAAAACTTTTCCTAAATTTTTAAACTTTTTTATAGCTATAAAAGTCATTAATATAAATAAGGTTGACAATATTGTTAGTAATGTTGATTTTATATTAAAAGAATAAATTAGAGTTAATATAATAATTAAAATATGCACCAATTGATTTCTCCTTTTATTTTAGTTATTAGCTTATAATATTCTAAAAGTCAATATCATTTTTATTTTGTCCACTTATGTTGTAAAAAATAAAAAAATAGTGATAAAATATATTAAATTTTACTTTAAATTAAAAGGAGTTTATCTATGATTTATAAAATTATTTTCAATTTAATGGTTTTAACTTTAATTATTTTTTATAAAAAAATTTTTCCATCCTCATTTTTTATTAATATTATTTCAATCTTATATTTTGGAGGAGTTTTATATTATTTTTTTAGGTCTAAAATTAATAAAAAAATTACAATTTTGATTGAAGTAATCTCTTTTTTTATTGTAAGTTTTTTTATACTTTCATTAGGAAGTATATTGTTTGATATATTTCAAAATAAATCTACACCAGAGATTAAAAGTGATTATATTATAATTTTAGGAGCTGGTTTAAAGGGAGATAAACCAAAAAAGGTTTTAAAATACAGGCTAGATAAAGCTATAGAATATTATAAAAAATACCCAAATACTATTTTTATAGTATCTGGTGGACAAGGAAAAGACGAAATTATATCTGAAAGTGAAGCTATGAAAAATTATTTAACTTCTTTTGGAATTCCTAAAAAACATATTATACAAGAAAATAGATCTAAAACTACATTAGAAAATTTAAAATTTTCTCAAAAATTAATTCCTTTTACCAATAAAAAAGTTGGAGTTATAAGCAATGATTTCCACATGTATCGTGTTAAATTTTTTGCTAATTCGTTAAATTTAAATATAACTCCTATTTATGCTCACACACCATTTAAAAGTAAAATTAGCCTTTTTATGAGAGAAGCCTTAGCTATTATGTATTATCAACTTAAAAGTTTAATAATTCAAAAGGAGCTTAACACTAAGTTAAGCTCCTTTCAAATTAGCACTTTTTATAAGAATTAAAATCTTAGAATAAAGATTTTAATATTATAAACTTTTTAAATGTTGTTTTCATTGCAATCGTTGCCATCTCCAATTAGATGCTGAATTTTGATTCACCTTATCCCAATTTCTATATTCTGCTCCTATTCCAGCAGTTGTTACAAAGTTATCTGTTATTCTATAATCAGCTGATACAGCAATTTGTCCATATAATTCATATGTATCTTTAGATTTTTTCATTGAGTATATTTTTTTACTTTCATCATATCCATATCTATCATATTGTCTAAATACATATGGGTCATACCCTCCCTCAAAATCTAAATTTAATATATAGTTATTCGTTGTATATAACTCAAAATGTCTACGCAAATAAAGTTCCCATTCTATAACTAACTCTTTATCTTCTCTATCTTCTACACTAGGTCCTGTAATGATATCTCGATTATAAAAATAATAATCTAACCATCCCAAGTTATTTCCAAAGGTAGATTTCCTGTATATTCTAAATCCGCACCAATAGCATTTATATAATTACCTCCATTTGAACTTGGAAATAAATGATAATATTTAGGTGCTAAAACCAAATTTTCTAAAAAAGATCCCTTATTTTTATAAATATTCATCCTTATTTGATACTCTAATTCTTGATCATCATTTTCTTGATTATAATACTCTACTCTAGATGTAAGCCATTCATTATGAGAATAATTAAATCTTATTCTTCCTTCTAAAAGAGTGTTTTTAGTTGCCTTGAACTCCAAAAGTTGTCTGTAATCTAGAATAGTTATTTGCTCCTCTATTCCATTCATCTTGAGCTATGCTTGGATCTAATGAGTTATCTAAATTATTATTTCTTATACTTCTAGTTTCGGATAAATAATTTTCTCTTTTCCTTGGGTTAATGTTGCCACTATAAAAAATGCACTAAAAAAAAAACAAATTTTTTTTCATAATTTCCCTCCACTTATATTTTTTAATCCACCTAGTATGTATCTTAATTCTTTTTAATAAAAAAAATAGTTAGAAAAGATAATTGTGAAGAGTTCAACCTTTTATTTTTCTCTAAAATAGTTTATTATAATAGATATAAATTTACTATAAGGGGATATTACGAGAAAACAAGAAGGTGCTATTTACTTAATTTCTTCAATTAATAAAGAGATTGATTTTTTATTTAATTATCTATTATCAAATTTAGAAGATAAAGGATTAATTGAAAAAAAAGCTTGATTCAAGAAAAAAAAGTCTTTATCTTTTAAAAGACGGTTTATTCGCTATTAATTATATTGATTCTTTTTTACCTAATATACAAGATAAATTTAAAGATTTATTTCCTCAAGAAGAAATAACTTTATTTTTAAATACATTAAAGAAATTTAAAACATAATTAGAAATTATAAATACAAAAGGATATATAAAAAGAGCTTAGATTTTAAATCTAAGCTCTTTTTATATTAATACTTTATTTTATATATTTTAATGTGGCGCCCCCAACAGGGATCGAACCCATAACCCTCTGATCCGAAGTCAGATGCTCTATCCAATTGAGCTATGGAGGCCCTACCACTGAGATTTTACAGCATTTTTAAAATTAAGTCAATAATTTTTTATTAATCCCAACACTCTACTCTTTCTCCATAAGGCATATCTATATCATTTTTATTAAAACTTGGATCTATACCATTCTCTTTTTGAGTACTATAATCTTTTAATGCTTCAAATGCAACTTTACCAAGTAAGAATATTGCTATTAGGTTTAATACTGCCATTAATCCCATAAATAAATCAGCCATATTCCACACTAAAGCTAATTCTCCTATTGAACCAAACATTACCATTCCTACTACCCCAGCTCTATAAAGATTTAACCAAGCTTTATTTGGAGTCAAAAACTCTATGTTTGTTTCTCCATAATAGTAGTTTCCAATTATTGAACTAAAAGCAAATAATAATATACATATAGCAATAAAGACATTTCCCCATCCACCAACTTGTGAACTTAATGCATTTTGAGTTAACTGAATTCCAGTTAATCCTTCTGTTTTATGCGCACCTGATATTAACACCATAAAAGCTGTACACGAGCAAATTAAAATTGTATCAGTAAATACTCCTAATGTTTGTACAAAACCTTGTTTCACTGGATGAGATGTTTCTGCTGCTGCTGCTGCATTTGGTGCTGATCCCATACCAGCTTCATTAGAAAATAATCCTCTTTTTACTCCAGTCATTATAGCTGCTCCAATTCCACCACCCACAGCTTGTCTAATTCCAAAAGCATTTTCAATTATATCACTAAATATTTCAGGTACCATACTTATATTACTTATTATAACGTACAGTGAAACCATTATATATAAAGTAGCCATAACTGGAACTACAGCTGCACTAAAATTAGCAATTCTTTGAACTCCACCAAATATAATTGCTCCTGTTGCCACTGCTAATATAATTCCTATTATTGATCTATCTAATTTAAAAGCTTCATGAAATGCTAGTGATATTGTATTTGATTGAACTGAATTAAATATCAAACCAAAAGTAATTGAAATCAATATTGAAAAGGCAACTCCCATCCATCTTTTATTTAAAGCCTTTTCCATATAATAAGCTGGTCCTCCTCTAAAAGCTTCTCCATCTTTAACTTTATATATTTGAGCCAAAGTACTTTCAACAAAACTAGATGCTCCACCAATAATAGCTATTAGCCACATCCAAAATATAGCACCTGGTCCTCCTGAAGCTATAGCTATTGCAACTCCAGCTAAATTTCCAGTTCCAACTCTAGAAGCAGTACTTATACAAAACGCTTTAAATGATGAAACTCCACCTTTATGACCAACACTATCACCTAGGATTTTTATCAT
This genomic window from Cetobacterium sp. NK01 contains:
- a CDS encoding YdcF family protein, translated to MIYKIIFNLMVLTLIIFYKKIFPSSFFINIISILYFGGVLYYFFRSKINKKITILIEVISFFIVSFFILSLGSILFDIFQNKSTPEIKSDYIIILGAGLKGDKPKKVLKYRLDKAIEYYKKYPNTIFIVSGGQGKDEIISESEAMKNYLTSFGIPKKHIIQENRSKTTLENLKFSQKLIPFTNKKVGVISNDFHMYRVKFFANSLNLNITPIYAHTPFKSKISLFMREALAIMYYQLKSLIIQKELNTKLSSFQISTFYKN
- a CDS encoding alanine/glycine:cation symporter family protein, which translates into the protein MEFLNLIVNFLNDILWGYVLIVMLLFVGTYFTLKTKFVQIRYFIQMIKILGDSVGHKGGVSSFKAFCISTASRVGTGNLAGVAIAIASGGPGAIFWMWLIAIIGGASSFVESTLAQIYKVKDGEAFRGGPAYYMEKALNKRWMGVAFSILISITFGLIFNSVQSNTISLAFHEAFKLDRSIIGIILAVATGAIIFGGVQRIANFSAAVVPVMATLYIMVSLYVIISNISMVPEIFSDIIENAFGIRQAVGGGIGAAIMTGVKRGLFSNEAGMGSAPNAAAAAETSHPVKQGFVQTLGVFTDTILICSCTAFMVLISGAHKTEGLTGIQLTQNALSSQVGGWGNVFIAICILLFAFSSIIGNYYYGETNIEFLTPNKAWLNLYRAGVVGMVMFGSIGELALVWNMADLFMGLMAVLNLIAIFLLGKVAFEALKDYSTQKENGIDPSFNKNDIDMPYGERVECWD
- a CDS encoding Na+/H+ antiporter NhaC family protein, which produces MHILIIILTLIYSFNIKSTLLTILSTLFILMTFIAIKKFKNLGKVLEIITIGAKKSYLLVIIFALLGALSASWFISGTIPALIYYGIKIINPKYFYICSFIITSVFSFLIGSSFGTVGTIGIVMISLAKGMDINTSIVAGTIISGAYFGDRGSPMSSSANFVSILTETNLYNNVKRMFKSSIIPYILSFLLYFYNGKNIEIKVIESNILNLLNQEFNLNLIVLIPLVYLIVMCILKKNIRYTMVMSIILSLIIAAILQSYNKEEYLNFLISGFRLPLENELYDIIRGGGVLSMATAMIMALLSCSLVNIIESLGFLKWLSEKIGILKKEWKIYLYTILVAIFTAGISSSQSTSILLTSQIMKKTYERSNYSKEKLAIDIENSSVILSPLIPWNIGITVPALMLNTQVGEILPYSYYLFLLPLIVMTLKIKKLRYFSV